A single window of Pieris rapae chromosome 4, ilPieRapa1.1, whole genome shotgun sequence DNA harbors:
- the LOC110997140 gene encoding histone deacetylase 4 isoform X10, protein MYVINLEMSRDNGGAEGGGGTGRSPSPPRAPPDSSFHHQIMQHFQQQRQQLAEQHEQQIRHHLKLWEQQKAMEEAALREAREAREAREAREAREARDVRERGDLRKKDKLEHCATASTQVKQKLQEFLKKKQAAATANGAMPGSPYRNWGIVKSSSGESMPSGAAAGAHPYRLPAPLAAPLPLTLPAPAAPDYPLRKTASEPNMLKVRLKARVIERRASPLARRPLKTRPKPRNCEAGSPRGSPPGAVGSSTPIREEEETGRSPEPLFSSPSLPNISLGRPLAAHCPPPAPPPALPPLCESEPYCGAAALSARLAKRPLGRTHSAPLPLGDPALHPHLPHHYLRDQIRKTVLTRAHDAAAAQLREEEGEVIDLTRKPCPVPPVAPPAPPPPPLAAAPLARALSSPLVGARQPPTGLAYDALMLKHGCSCGAHAPTHPEHGGRLQSVWARLCETGLAARTERTRARKATIEELASVHSEAHVAAFAGRGRDAKEPRGRALRLVRLACGGLGVDADTPWSEAHTPAAARLAAGALLDLALRTARNELRNGFAVVRPPGHHAEPDQAMGFCFFNNVAIAARQLRLRLGLRRVLIVDWDVHHGNGTQQAFYEDPGVLYVSLHRHDDGNFFPGTGAADECGSGAGLGFTVNVPWPGRPPLADAEYLAAFRTVVMPVAKEYDPEIVLVSCGFDAAAGHPAPMGGYSVTAACFAHMTRELMQLANGKVVLSLEGGYDLPAMCDCAQECVKALLGERIAAPPLSELARTPAPHAVAALRAVATAQAAHWPAVARALPLATRSALEAAPAVAGARLGSLQTERDAADTAAAMATLSMHQPAPAAPSRSGSSRSASEEPMEQDDAK, encoded by the exons CACTTCCAGCAGCAACGGCAGCAGCTAGCCGAGCAGCACGAGCAGCAGATCAGGCATCACTTAAAG TTATGGGAGCAACAGAAGGCGATGGAGGAAGCGGCTTTGCGCGAGGCGAGGGAGGCAAGAGAGGCCAGGGAGGCGAGGGAAGCGAGAGAAGCCCGTGACGTTCGCGAGAGGGGGGACCTGCGCAAGAAGGACAAGCTCGAACATTGCGCCACCGCCTCCACGCAGGTCAAGCAGAAGCTGCAG GAGTTCCTGAAGAAGAAACAGGCGGCCGCCACCGCTAACGGCGCGATGCCCGGCTCGCCCTACAGGAATTG ggGCATTGTGAAGTCGTCGTCTGGCGAGTCGATGCCGTCGGGCGCCGCGGCGGGCGCGCACCCCTACCGTCTACCCGCGCCCCTCGCAGCTCCTCTGCCCCTCACGCTCCCCGCGCCCGCCGCGCCCGACTACCCGCTCAGAAAAACCG CGTCGGAGCCCAACATGCTGAAGGTGCGGCTGAAGGCGAGGGTCATCGAGCGCCGAGCGTCGCCGCTGGCCCGCCGCCCCCTCAAGACGCGCCCGAAGCCTCGCA ACTGCGAAGCGGGGTCGCCGCGAGGCTCGCCGCCGGGCGCCGTCGGCAGCAGCACGCCCATCCGCGAAGAGGAGGAGACGGGTCGCTCGCCGGAGCCCCTCTTCTCGTCGCCGTCGTTGCCCAACATTTCTTTGGGACGGCCTCTGGCGGCGCACTGCCCCCCGCCCGCGCCGCCGCCCGCCCTGCCGCCGCTTTGCGAATCGGAGCCCTACTGCGGCGCCGCAGCTCTGAGCGCGCGCCTGGCCAAGAGGCCCCTGGGGCGAACGCACTCGGCGCCTCTGCCCCTCGGAGACCCCGCGCTGCACCCGCATCTGCCGCACCACTATTTGCGCGACCAAATCAGGAAGACG GTGTTGACTCGCGCGCACGATGCGGCTGCCGCACAACTGCGAGAGGAGGAGGGCGAGGTGATCGATCTGACGAGGAAGCCCTGCCCCGTCCCTCCCGTCGCGCCTCccgcgccgccgccgccgccacTCGCCGCCGCGCCCCTCGCTCGCGCACTCTCTTCGCCGTTGGTGGGGGCGCGGCAGCCGCCCACGGGGCTCGCCTACGACGCCCTCATGCTCAAGCACGGCTGCTCGTGCGGCGCCCACGCGCCCACGCACCCCGAGCACGGCGGCCGCCTGCAATCCGTTTGGGCGCGCCTCTGCGAGACGGGCCTCGCGGCGCGAACGGAGCGCACGCGCGCGCGCAAAGCGACGATCGAAGAGCTCGCGAGCGTGCACTCGGAGGCGCACGTGGCGGCCTTCGCCGGCCGAGGCCGCGACGCCAAAGAGCCGCGCGGGCGGGCGCTGCGGCTCGTGCGGCTGGCGTGCGGCGGCCTCGGCGTGGACGCGGACACGCCCTGGAGCGAGGCGCACACGCCGGCCGCCGCGCGGCTCGCCGCCGGTGCCCTTTTGGACCTGGCGCTGCGCACGGCCCGCAACGAGCTCCGCAACGGATTCGCCGTCGTGCGGCCGCCGGGCCACCACGCCGAGCCCGACCAGGCGATGGGCTTCTGCTTCTTCAACAACGTGGCGATCGCGGCGCGGCAACTGCGGCTGCGGCTCGGCCTGCGGCGCGTGCTCATCGTAGACTGGGACGTGCACCACGGCAACGGCACGCAGCAGGCCTTCTACGAGGACCCGGGCGTGCTCTACGTGTCGCTGCACCGCCACGACGACGGCAACTTCTTCCCGGGCACGGGCGCCGCCGACGAGTGCGGCTCCGGCGCCGGCCTCGGCTTCACGGTCAACGTGCCGTGGCCCGGTCGGCCGCCGCTGGCCGACGCCGAGTACCTGGCCGCCTTCCGAACGGTCGTCATGCCCGTCGCCAAGGAGTACGACCCGGAGATCGTGCTCGTGTCGTGCGGCTTCGACGCGGCCGCCGGCCACCCGGCGCCCATGGGCGGCTACAGCGTGACGGCCGCGTGCTTCGCGCACATGACGCGCGAGCTGATGCAGCTGGCCAACGGCAAGGTGGTGCTGTCGCTCGAGGGTGGCTACGACCTGCCCGCCATGTGCGACTGCGCCCAGGAGTGCGTGAAAGCGCTGCTCGGCGAGCGCATCGCCGCGCCGCCGCTGAGCGAGCTGGCGCGGACGCCGGCGCCCCACGCCGTCGCGGCGCTGCGGGCCGTGGCGACGGCGCAGGCGGCGCACTGGCCGGCGGTCGCCCGGGCTTTGCCCCTGGCGACGCGGAGCGCGCTCGAGGCGGCGCCGGCCGTGGCGGGCGCGAGGCTCGGCTCGCTGCAGACCGAGCGTGACGCGGCGGACACGGCGGCCGCGATGGCGACGCTGTCCATGCACCAGCCGGCGCCGGCGGCGCCGAGCCGCTCCGGAAGCTCCCGCTCGGCGTCCGAGGAGCCGATGGAGCAGGATGACGCCAAGTGA
- the LOC110997140 gene encoding histone deacetylase 4 isoform X5: protein MADDPSSSQMSSEMSRDNGGAEGGGGTGRSPSPPRAPPDSSFHHQIMQSHSPRKNHIAERAKQTLENSFLLQHFQQQRQQLAEQHEQQIRHHLKLWEQQKAMEEAALREAREAREAREAREAREARDVRERGDLRKKDKLEHCATASTQVKQKLQEFLKKKQAAATANGAMPGSPYRNWGIVKSSSGESMPSGAAAGAHPYRLPAPLAAPLPLTLPAPAAPDYPLRKTASEPNMLKVRLKARVIERRASPLARRPLKTRPKPRNCEAGSPRGSPPGAVGSSTPIREEEETGRSPEPLFSSPSLPNISLGRPLAAHCPPPAPPPALPPLCESEPYCGAAALSARLAKRPLGRTHSAPLPLGDPALHPHLPHHYLRDQIRKTVLTRAHDAAAAQLREEEGEVIDLTRKPCPVPPVAPPAPPPPPLAAAPLARALSSPLVGARQPPTGLAYDALMLKHGCSCGAHAPTHPEHGGRLQSVWARLCETGLAARTERTRARKATIEELASVHSEAHVAAFAGRGRDAKEPRGRALRLVRLACGGLGVDADTPWSEAHTPAAARLAAGALLDLALRTARNELRNGFAVVRPPGHHAEPDQAMGFCFFNNVAIAARQLRLRLGLRRVLIVDWDVHHGNGTQQAFYEDPGVLYVSLHRHDDGNFFPGTGAADECGSGAGLGFTVNVPWPGRPPLADAEYLAAFRTVVMPVAKEYDPEIVLVSCGFDAAAGHPAPMGGYSVTAACFAHMTRELMQLANGKVVLSLEGGYDLPAMCDCAQECVKALLGERIAAPPLSELARTPAPHAVAALRAVATAQAAHWPAVARALPLATRSALEAAPAVAGARLGSLQTERDAADTAAAMATLSMHQPAPAAPSRSGSSRSASEEPMEQDDAK, encoded by the exons CACTTCCAGCAGCAACGGCAGCAGCTAGCCGAGCAGCACGAGCAGCAGATCAGGCATCACTTAAAG TTATGGGAGCAACAGAAGGCGATGGAGGAAGCGGCTTTGCGCGAGGCGAGGGAGGCAAGAGAGGCCAGGGAGGCGAGGGAAGCGAGAGAAGCCCGTGACGTTCGCGAGAGGGGGGACCTGCGCAAGAAGGACAAGCTCGAACATTGCGCCACCGCCTCCACGCAGGTCAAGCAGAAGCTGCAG GAGTTCCTGAAGAAGAAACAGGCGGCCGCCACCGCTAACGGCGCGATGCCCGGCTCGCCCTACAGGAATTG ggGCATTGTGAAGTCGTCGTCTGGCGAGTCGATGCCGTCGGGCGCCGCGGCGGGCGCGCACCCCTACCGTCTACCCGCGCCCCTCGCAGCTCCTCTGCCCCTCACGCTCCCCGCGCCCGCCGCGCCCGACTACCCGCTCAGAAAAACCG CGTCGGAGCCCAACATGCTGAAGGTGCGGCTGAAGGCGAGGGTCATCGAGCGCCGAGCGTCGCCGCTGGCCCGCCGCCCCCTCAAGACGCGCCCGAAGCCTCGCA ACTGCGAAGCGGGGTCGCCGCGAGGCTCGCCGCCGGGCGCCGTCGGCAGCAGCACGCCCATCCGCGAAGAGGAGGAGACGGGTCGCTCGCCGGAGCCCCTCTTCTCGTCGCCGTCGTTGCCCAACATTTCTTTGGGACGGCCTCTGGCGGCGCACTGCCCCCCGCCCGCGCCGCCGCCCGCCCTGCCGCCGCTTTGCGAATCGGAGCCCTACTGCGGCGCCGCAGCTCTGAGCGCGCGCCTGGCCAAGAGGCCCCTGGGGCGAACGCACTCGGCGCCTCTGCCCCTCGGAGACCCCGCGCTGCACCCGCATCTGCCGCACCACTATTTGCGCGACCAAATCAGGAAGACG GTGTTGACTCGCGCGCACGATGCGGCTGCCGCACAACTGCGAGAGGAGGAGGGCGAGGTGATCGATCTGACGAGGAAGCCCTGCCCCGTCCCTCCCGTCGCGCCTCccgcgccgccgccgccgccacTCGCCGCCGCGCCCCTCGCTCGCGCACTCTCTTCGCCGTTGGTGGGGGCGCGGCAGCCGCCCACGGGGCTCGCCTACGACGCCCTCATGCTCAAGCACGGCTGCTCGTGCGGCGCCCACGCGCCCACGCACCCCGAGCACGGCGGCCGCCTGCAATCCGTTTGGGCGCGCCTCTGCGAGACGGGCCTCGCGGCGCGAACGGAGCGCACGCGCGCGCGCAAAGCGACGATCGAAGAGCTCGCGAGCGTGCACTCGGAGGCGCACGTGGCGGCCTTCGCCGGCCGAGGCCGCGACGCCAAAGAGCCGCGCGGGCGGGCGCTGCGGCTCGTGCGGCTGGCGTGCGGCGGCCTCGGCGTGGACGCGGACACGCCCTGGAGCGAGGCGCACACGCCGGCCGCCGCGCGGCTCGCCGCCGGTGCCCTTTTGGACCTGGCGCTGCGCACGGCCCGCAACGAGCTCCGCAACGGATTCGCCGTCGTGCGGCCGCCGGGCCACCACGCCGAGCCCGACCAGGCGATGGGCTTCTGCTTCTTCAACAACGTGGCGATCGCGGCGCGGCAACTGCGGCTGCGGCTCGGCCTGCGGCGCGTGCTCATCGTAGACTGGGACGTGCACCACGGCAACGGCACGCAGCAGGCCTTCTACGAGGACCCGGGCGTGCTCTACGTGTCGCTGCACCGCCACGACGACGGCAACTTCTTCCCGGGCACGGGCGCCGCCGACGAGTGCGGCTCCGGCGCCGGCCTCGGCTTCACGGTCAACGTGCCGTGGCCCGGTCGGCCGCCGCTGGCCGACGCCGAGTACCTGGCCGCCTTCCGAACGGTCGTCATGCCCGTCGCCAAGGAGTACGACCCGGAGATCGTGCTCGTGTCGTGCGGCTTCGACGCGGCCGCCGGCCACCCGGCGCCCATGGGCGGCTACAGCGTGACGGCCGCGTGCTTCGCGCACATGACGCGCGAGCTGATGCAGCTGGCCAACGGCAAGGTGGTGCTGTCGCTCGAGGGTGGCTACGACCTGCCCGCCATGTGCGACTGCGCCCAGGAGTGCGTGAAAGCGCTGCTCGGCGAGCGCATCGCCGCGCCGCCGCTGAGCGAGCTGGCGCGGACGCCGGCGCCCCACGCCGTCGCGGCGCTGCGGGCCGTGGCGACGGCGCAGGCGGCGCACTGGCCGGCGGTCGCCCGGGCTTTGCCCCTGGCGACGCGGAGCGCGCTCGAGGCGGCGCCGGCCGTGGCGGGCGCGAGGCTCGGCTCGCTGCAGACCGAGCGTGACGCGGCGGACACGGCGGCCGCGATGGCGACGCTGTCCATGCACCAGCCGGCGCCGGCGGCGCCGAGCCGCTCCGGAAGCTCCCGCTCGGCGTCCGAGGAGCCGATGGAGCAGGATGACGCCAAGTGA
- the LOC110997140 gene encoding histone deacetylase 4 isoform X14 → MVASRCRRARGRERLWEQQKAMEEAALREAREAREAREAREAREARDVRERGDLRKKDKLEHCATASTQVKQKLQEFLKKKQAAATANGAMPGSPYRNWGIVKSSSGESMPSGAAAGAHPYRLPAPLAAPLPLTLPAPAAPDYPLRKTASEPNMLKVRLKARVIERRASPLARRPLKTRPKPRNCEAGSPRGSPPGAVGSSTPIREEEETGRSPEPLFSSPSLPNISLGRPLAAHCPPPAPPPALPPLCESEPYCGAAALSARLAKRPLGRTHSAPLPLGDPALHPHLPHHYLRDQIRKTVLTRAHDAAAAQLREEEGEVIDLTRKPCPVPPVAPPAPPPPPLAAAPLARALSSPLVGARQPPTGLAYDALMLKHGCSCGAHAPTHPEHGGRLQSVWARLCETGLAARTERTRARKATIEELASVHSEAHVAAFAGRGRDAKEPRGRALRLVRLACGGLGVDADTPWSEAHTPAAARLAAGALLDLALRTARNELRNGFAVVRPPGHHAEPDQAMGFCFFNNVAIAARQLRLRLGLRRVLIVDWDVHHGNGTQQAFYEDPGVLYVSLHRHDDGNFFPGTGAADECGSGAGLGFTVNVPWPGRPPLADAEYLAAFRTVVMPVAKEYDPEIVLVSCGFDAAAGHPAPMGGYSVTAACFAHMTRELMQLANGKVVLSLEGGYDLPAMCDCAQECVKALLGERIAAPPLSELARTPAPHAVAALRAVATAQAAHWPAVARALPLATRSALEAAPAVAGARLGSLQTERDAADTAAAMATLSMHQPAPAAPSRSGSSRSASEEPMEQDDAK, encoded by the exons ATGGTAGCGAGTCGATGTAGGAGAGCGAGAgggagagagaga TTATGGGAGCAACAGAAGGCGATGGAGGAAGCGGCTTTGCGCGAGGCGAGGGAGGCAAGAGAGGCCAGGGAGGCGAGGGAAGCGAGAGAAGCCCGTGACGTTCGCGAGAGGGGGGACCTGCGCAAGAAGGACAAGCTCGAACATTGCGCCACCGCCTCCACGCAGGTCAAGCAGAAGCTGCAG GAGTTCCTGAAGAAGAAACAGGCGGCCGCCACCGCTAACGGCGCGATGCCCGGCTCGCCCTACAGGAATTG ggGCATTGTGAAGTCGTCGTCTGGCGAGTCGATGCCGTCGGGCGCCGCGGCGGGCGCGCACCCCTACCGTCTACCCGCGCCCCTCGCAGCTCCTCTGCCCCTCACGCTCCCCGCGCCCGCCGCGCCCGACTACCCGCTCAGAAAAACCG CGTCGGAGCCCAACATGCTGAAGGTGCGGCTGAAGGCGAGGGTCATCGAGCGCCGAGCGTCGCCGCTGGCCCGCCGCCCCCTCAAGACGCGCCCGAAGCCTCGCA ACTGCGAAGCGGGGTCGCCGCGAGGCTCGCCGCCGGGCGCCGTCGGCAGCAGCACGCCCATCCGCGAAGAGGAGGAGACGGGTCGCTCGCCGGAGCCCCTCTTCTCGTCGCCGTCGTTGCCCAACATTTCTTTGGGACGGCCTCTGGCGGCGCACTGCCCCCCGCCCGCGCCGCCGCCCGCCCTGCCGCCGCTTTGCGAATCGGAGCCCTACTGCGGCGCCGCAGCTCTGAGCGCGCGCCTGGCCAAGAGGCCCCTGGGGCGAACGCACTCGGCGCCTCTGCCCCTCGGAGACCCCGCGCTGCACCCGCATCTGCCGCACCACTATTTGCGCGACCAAATCAGGAAGACG GTGTTGACTCGCGCGCACGATGCGGCTGCCGCACAACTGCGAGAGGAGGAGGGCGAGGTGATCGATCTGACGAGGAAGCCCTGCCCCGTCCCTCCCGTCGCGCCTCccgcgccgccgccgccgccacTCGCCGCCGCGCCCCTCGCTCGCGCACTCTCTTCGCCGTTGGTGGGGGCGCGGCAGCCGCCCACGGGGCTCGCCTACGACGCCCTCATGCTCAAGCACGGCTGCTCGTGCGGCGCCCACGCGCCCACGCACCCCGAGCACGGCGGCCGCCTGCAATCCGTTTGGGCGCGCCTCTGCGAGACGGGCCTCGCGGCGCGAACGGAGCGCACGCGCGCGCGCAAAGCGACGATCGAAGAGCTCGCGAGCGTGCACTCGGAGGCGCACGTGGCGGCCTTCGCCGGCCGAGGCCGCGACGCCAAAGAGCCGCGCGGGCGGGCGCTGCGGCTCGTGCGGCTGGCGTGCGGCGGCCTCGGCGTGGACGCGGACACGCCCTGGAGCGAGGCGCACACGCCGGCCGCCGCGCGGCTCGCCGCCGGTGCCCTTTTGGACCTGGCGCTGCGCACGGCCCGCAACGAGCTCCGCAACGGATTCGCCGTCGTGCGGCCGCCGGGCCACCACGCCGAGCCCGACCAGGCGATGGGCTTCTGCTTCTTCAACAACGTGGCGATCGCGGCGCGGCAACTGCGGCTGCGGCTCGGCCTGCGGCGCGTGCTCATCGTAGACTGGGACGTGCACCACGGCAACGGCACGCAGCAGGCCTTCTACGAGGACCCGGGCGTGCTCTACGTGTCGCTGCACCGCCACGACGACGGCAACTTCTTCCCGGGCACGGGCGCCGCCGACGAGTGCGGCTCCGGCGCCGGCCTCGGCTTCACGGTCAACGTGCCGTGGCCCGGTCGGCCGCCGCTGGCCGACGCCGAGTACCTGGCCGCCTTCCGAACGGTCGTCATGCCCGTCGCCAAGGAGTACGACCCGGAGATCGTGCTCGTGTCGTGCGGCTTCGACGCGGCCGCCGGCCACCCGGCGCCCATGGGCGGCTACAGCGTGACGGCCGCGTGCTTCGCGCACATGACGCGCGAGCTGATGCAGCTGGCCAACGGCAAGGTGGTGCTGTCGCTCGAGGGTGGCTACGACCTGCCCGCCATGTGCGACTGCGCCCAGGAGTGCGTGAAAGCGCTGCTCGGCGAGCGCATCGCCGCGCCGCCGCTGAGCGAGCTGGCGCGGACGCCGGCGCCCCACGCCGTCGCGGCGCTGCGGGCCGTGGCGACGGCGCAGGCGGCGCACTGGCCGGCGGTCGCCCGGGCTTTGCCCCTGGCGACGCGGAGCGCGCTCGAGGCGGCGCCGGCCGTGGCGGGCGCGAGGCTCGGCTCGCTGCAGACCGAGCGTGACGCGGCGGACACGGCGGCCGCGATGGCGACGCTGTCCATGCACCAGCCGGCGCCGGCGGCGCCGAGCCGCTCCGGAAGCTCCCGCTCGGCGTCCGAGGAGCCGATGGAGCAGGATGACGCCAAGTGA
- the LOC110997140 gene encoding histone deacetylase 4 isoform X13 — MSRDNGGAEGGGGTGRSPSPPRAPPDSSFHHQIMQLWEQQKAMEEAALREAREAREAREAREAREARDVRERGDLRKKDKLEHCATASTQVKQKLQEFLKKKQAAATANGAMPGSPYRNWGIVKSSSGESMPSGAAAGAHPYRLPAPLAAPLPLTLPAPAAPDYPLRKTASEPNMLKVRLKARVIERRASPLARRPLKTRPKPRNCEAGSPRGSPPGAVGSSTPIREEEETGRSPEPLFSSPSLPNISLGRPLAAHCPPPAPPPALPPLCESEPYCGAAALSARLAKRPLGRTHSAPLPLGDPALHPHLPHHYLRDQIRKTVLTRAHDAAAAQLREEEGEVIDLTRKPCPVPPVAPPAPPPPPLAAAPLARALSSPLVGARQPPTGLAYDALMLKHGCSCGAHAPTHPEHGGRLQSVWARLCETGLAARTERTRARKATIEELASVHSEAHVAAFAGRGRDAKEPRGRALRLVRLACGGLGVDADTPWSEAHTPAAARLAAGALLDLALRTARNELRNGFAVVRPPGHHAEPDQAMGFCFFNNVAIAARQLRLRLGLRRVLIVDWDVHHGNGTQQAFYEDPGVLYVSLHRHDDGNFFPGTGAADECGSGAGLGFTVNVPWPGRPPLADAEYLAAFRTVVMPVAKEYDPEIVLVSCGFDAAAGHPAPMGGYSVTAACFAHMTRELMQLANGKVVLSLEGGYDLPAMCDCAQECVKALLGERIAAPPLSELARTPAPHAVAALRAVATAQAAHWPAVARALPLATRSALEAAPAVAGARLGSLQTERDAADTAAAMATLSMHQPAPAAPSRSGSSRSASEEPMEQDDAK; from the exons TTATGGGAGCAACAGAAGGCGATGGAGGAAGCGGCTTTGCGCGAGGCGAGGGAGGCAAGAGAGGCCAGGGAGGCGAGGGAAGCGAGAGAAGCCCGTGACGTTCGCGAGAGGGGGGACCTGCGCAAGAAGGACAAGCTCGAACATTGCGCCACCGCCTCCACGCAGGTCAAGCAGAAGCTGCAG GAGTTCCTGAAGAAGAAACAGGCGGCCGCCACCGCTAACGGCGCGATGCCCGGCTCGCCCTACAGGAATTG ggGCATTGTGAAGTCGTCGTCTGGCGAGTCGATGCCGTCGGGCGCCGCGGCGGGCGCGCACCCCTACCGTCTACCCGCGCCCCTCGCAGCTCCTCTGCCCCTCACGCTCCCCGCGCCCGCCGCGCCCGACTACCCGCTCAGAAAAACCG CGTCGGAGCCCAACATGCTGAAGGTGCGGCTGAAGGCGAGGGTCATCGAGCGCCGAGCGTCGCCGCTGGCCCGCCGCCCCCTCAAGACGCGCCCGAAGCCTCGCA ACTGCGAAGCGGGGTCGCCGCGAGGCTCGCCGCCGGGCGCCGTCGGCAGCAGCACGCCCATCCGCGAAGAGGAGGAGACGGGTCGCTCGCCGGAGCCCCTCTTCTCGTCGCCGTCGTTGCCCAACATTTCTTTGGGACGGCCTCTGGCGGCGCACTGCCCCCCGCCCGCGCCGCCGCCCGCCCTGCCGCCGCTTTGCGAATCGGAGCCCTACTGCGGCGCCGCAGCTCTGAGCGCGCGCCTGGCCAAGAGGCCCCTGGGGCGAACGCACTCGGCGCCTCTGCCCCTCGGAGACCCCGCGCTGCACCCGCATCTGCCGCACCACTATTTGCGCGACCAAATCAGGAAGACG GTGTTGACTCGCGCGCACGATGCGGCTGCCGCACAACTGCGAGAGGAGGAGGGCGAGGTGATCGATCTGACGAGGAAGCCCTGCCCCGTCCCTCCCGTCGCGCCTCccgcgccgccgccgccgccacTCGCCGCCGCGCCCCTCGCTCGCGCACTCTCTTCGCCGTTGGTGGGGGCGCGGCAGCCGCCCACGGGGCTCGCCTACGACGCCCTCATGCTCAAGCACGGCTGCTCGTGCGGCGCCCACGCGCCCACGCACCCCGAGCACGGCGGCCGCCTGCAATCCGTTTGGGCGCGCCTCTGCGAGACGGGCCTCGCGGCGCGAACGGAGCGCACGCGCGCGCGCAAAGCGACGATCGAAGAGCTCGCGAGCGTGCACTCGGAGGCGCACGTGGCGGCCTTCGCCGGCCGAGGCCGCGACGCCAAAGAGCCGCGCGGGCGGGCGCTGCGGCTCGTGCGGCTGGCGTGCGGCGGCCTCGGCGTGGACGCGGACACGCCCTGGAGCGAGGCGCACACGCCGGCCGCCGCGCGGCTCGCCGCCGGTGCCCTTTTGGACCTGGCGCTGCGCACGGCCCGCAACGAGCTCCGCAACGGATTCGCCGTCGTGCGGCCGCCGGGCCACCACGCCGAGCCCGACCAGGCGATGGGCTTCTGCTTCTTCAACAACGTGGCGATCGCGGCGCGGCAACTGCGGCTGCGGCTCGGCCTGCGGCGCGTGCTCATCGTAGACTGGGACGTGCACCACGGCAACGGCACGCAGCAGGCCTTCTACGAGGACCCGGGCGTGCTCTACGTGTCGCTGCACCGCCACGACGACGGCAACTTCTTCCCGGGCACGGGCGCCGCCGACGAGTGCGGCTCCGGCGCCGGCCTCGGCTTCACGGTCAACGTGCCGTGGCCCGGTCGGCCGCCGCTGGCCGACGCCGAGTACCTGGCCGCCTTCCGAACGGTCGTCATGCCCGTCGCCAAGGAGTACGACCCGGAGATCGTGCTCGTGTCGTGCGGCTTCGACGCGGCCGCCGGCCACCCGGCGCCCATGGGCGGCTACAGCGTGACGGCCGCGTGCTTCGCGCACATGACGCGCGAGCTGATGCAGCTGGCCAACGGCAAGGTGGTGCTGTCGCTCGAGGGTGGCTACGACCTGCCCGCCATGTGCGACTGCGCCCAGGAGTGCGTGAAAGCGCTGCTCGGCGAGCGCATCGCCGCGCCGCCGCTGAGCGAGCTGGCGCGGACGCCGGCGCCCCACGCCGTCGCGGCGCTGCGGGCCGTGGCGACGGCGCAGGCGGCGCACTGGCCGGCGGTCGCCCGGGCTTTGCCCCTGGCGACGCGGAGCGCGCTCGAGGCGGCGCCGGCCGTGGCGGGCGCGAGGCTCGGCTCGCTGCAGACCGAGCGTGACGCGGCGGACACGGCGGCCGCGATGGCGACGCTGTCCATGCACCAGCCGGCGCCGGCGGCGCCGAGCCGCTCCGGAAGCTCCCGCTCGGCGTCCGAGGAGCCGATGGAGCAGGATGACGCCAAGTGA